In Trichoderma breve strain T069 chromosome 4, whole genome shotgun sequence, the following proteins share a genomic window:
- a CDS encoding get5 carboxyl domain-containing protein, which produces MAEVAFAKMFLTSLDSRPIKLSPDHIEDPKTFPPRPPYILPRMPTPMSKPSSRLPPGSERSIDITLKSLRNPPLDITLPATPLSTSILDVKAAVNAQTRIPVEKMKLLLNKRPVADTKVLKELLAKESDRTIDFSVMVIGGAAAIPPAEEKAAGEAMETTEEPVATAQADAAAVEAELESDAFWADLSGFLQQRLKAQDKAEELSSLFRSSWQASRSNS; this is translated from the exons ATGGCTGAAGTCGCATTCGCAAAAATGTTCCTCACCTCGCTGGACTCCCGTCCCATCAAGCTCTCCCCAGACCACATCGAGGATCCCAAAACATTCCCTCCTCGCCCACCT TACATCCTCCCCCGCATGCCAACCCCCATGTCCAAACCATCATCCCGCCTCCCCCCCGGCTCAGAGCGCAGCATCGACATCACCCTCAAATCCCTCCGCAACCCTCCCCTCGACATAACCCTCCCCGCCACCCCCCTAAGCACCTCAATCCTCGACGTCAAAGCCGCCGTTAATGCTCAGACACGCATCCCTGTCGAAAAGATGAAGTTGTTGCTCAACAAGCGGCCCGTCGCGGACACAAAGgtgctcaaggagctgctcGCCAAGGAGAGCGATAGGACGATTGACTTTTCCGTCATGGTCATTGGCGGCGCCGCGGCGATTCCGCCTGCGGAGGAGAAAGCCGCTGGGGAGGCTATGGAGACGACGGAGGAGCCAGTTGCGACGGCTCAGGCTGAcgcggctgctgttgaggctgagcTTGAGTCTGATGCCTTTTGGGCGGATCTCAGCGGCTTCCTGCAGCAGAGGCTCAAGGCTCAGGATAAGGCTGAGGAGCTGTCCAGCTTATTCCGGTCTAGTTGGCAGGCAAGCAGGTCAAATTCGT